The window TTTCTCTATTTATCATTTTTCTCTGTTGGTAATTTCTTTAATAAAACAAATCCCTGCTGCTGCATATAGATGGATATATGGCATTATGGGAAGTCTGTATCTTATAGAACCAAGAATAATTGTATGTAAAAGGGTAAAGAATAGAATGGGAAACCAGATGGGAAATAAGTCTTTAAATTTATTTTTTGTTTTCCAAAAACCCATTATTGCACATATATACACCGGAACCGTCCACAAAAAACTTATTATCCTAAATTTTAAGTCCTGATAATCTTTTGCACGTGGAACAACAGCCCAGAACCTTTTTTGTTTTTCAACTGCTAACCTTAGAACTTTTCCGGGGTTATTTATTATAAACTCTTTTGCTCGCATTTTACAATAATTGTCCCGCTCTATCTCGTCTTTTATCTGATAAATATATTGAATACCTGGAATGTTGTTCTGACCGGCACCACCTGTGGCATTGGGATTGTTGGATTCTAAAAGTATAATGCCTCCTCCCGTTGCAATGATAAATCTGTTGTAACGGATATAGTTCCTGATAATCCAGGGTGATAACCCTGCTCCTGCTACAAGTAAGACAATAATATAATAGTATGTTTTAGTTCTGTGGACCAAACCCCTGCAAATAGATATCAGGATAAGTGCAAAACCAAGATATAAAAGCACTGGTTTTATTAAAACACCTGCTGCAAAAAGTATTCCACAGACCAGAGCAATTATCATAGATGATGGTCTGCTTAAAAGTATGAGACATAATATAAATCCTAACAGTACTGTTATAAATACTGTTTCTGTAAGTAAAAGCCCGCAAAAAAATATTAAAAAAGGATCCCAACAGTATAAAAAACCTGCAATAATTCCTACATCTTTACTGATAATTTTAGAGCCTATTTTATAAAGAATAAAAGCCGACACACAGTCAAGGATAGACTGAACAATCCATACGATCTTAAAACTATGGCCAAAAATAAAATAAACTGCCGAAAGAAAAAAAGGATACGCAGGTGCAGTAGCTATTGTGGGATATCCCTTACCTTCTAATATACTAAGGCCAAGGGCATCATAACGGTAAGAGTCAGGGAATTTTAAGTCTTCTTTTAGTGTAATTACATATCCTATTCTTAAAAATAGCCCGATAAGAATTATGTAAAAGATAATATTTTTTGGTTTTATTCTATTACAGTTCCGGAGAGTCATAATCAAATGAGGATAATTTATTCCTTTTCCTTTCTTCTAAAAAATCAATGTATAAAGATTCAATACTATCAACCATCTTTTCAATGGTATAATTTTTTTCTATAAATTCTTTTGCATTTCTTCCCATCTCAGGAATCATCTGTGGGTTGTTAAGTAATCTTTCAATCGCATCCGCAAGTGCAACAGGATTGGCTGATGGAACAAGCAGTCCTGTTTTGTTGTCCTGTATAAGTTCAAGAATCCCCCCTACGTTTGTTGCAATAATCGGCTTTTTAAGTGCCATAGCCTCCATTACAGAAACAGGCAATCCCTCCCACAAAGAAGAAAGCACAAATATGTCCGATGCACCGAGAAGATGGACGATATCATCTCTGAACCCCAATAAAAAAACATCTTTTTCAATCTTTAAATTTCTTATTCCTTTTTCAAGAAAACCTCTTAAAGCTCCTTCGCCTACAATTATAGCCTTTGGCTTTGGGGATACTAAACCCCTATCTTTTATAATTTTCATTGCTTTTAAAAGAAAAATCTGCCCTTTTGGTTTTCTTAAATTTCCGATATTGATAAGAAGAGGTGTATTGTGATGTATCCCAATAGAATCTCTTATATCTATTCCTATACCCTTAAACTCATACTGTTTTATATCTATTCCGTTGGGAATATATAGAAGTTTTTCTTTTTTATGTTTTTCCCTGCAAAGCATTGTATTATAAACTGCCAAACTATTGCAGATAATTGCATCACATAAAAAACCGGTATACCTGTCAAGAAAAATATGGTACCACTTCTTCCATTCATCTGTGCTTCTTTGACTATTTATAATGAGCGGAATTTTTGTGTGAATTCTAATAATGCGAGACAGGATGTTTGAATGGAAAAGATATGAGTGAAGAATCTGAATTTTATTTTGTTTAAGAAATCTTTTTAGATAAAAATATGCTCTTATCGCCCCAAAAATATTTTTAACATTTAAGCATTCTGACTTAAACCCCATTTTTTTTACAATATCTGCAAGGGGTCCTCCTGGTTTAAGACACATAAAAAAAATATTAAATTTAGTTCTGTCTGCTTTTTTTAAAAACTCTATCAGTATCTTTTCTGTCCCACCGATGCGTGAATCAGTAGTTAAAATAAGAACATTAATATTTTTCATTTTTTATAATATTAGGTCGTTGAAAAAGTTATCAACGGTCCTGATTGCACCAATTTTAAAAAACGAGGACACAGATAACATCGTCGGAACTTAACCTGTGTACTCTTGTTTTTAATCTGTATAATCAAAAATTGTGAGGGGATTTTTCAACAACCTCAATATATGAAGATAGTGCATCTGCCCATCTCCGTAATTTAAGCCCTATTTTTTGAAGATAAATGCTTTTTGATGCAACAGACATCCCTCTGTCTGCCGGAAGATTAAAAAAAGATGATAAAACAGGTATAACCTTAACATCAGAATGGAGTATCTTAACTATCTGTTTTGCCATTTCATATCTTGAACATATACCATCGTTGGTTATATGATAAATTCCGAATCTGTCGGTTTTAATCAAGGCTCTTATTGCTTCTACCAAATCAAATGTATATGTGGGGCTCCCCCTTAAATCATCAACAGCTTTTATTGTTTTTTCTCCTTTTTTTATCTGTGAAACAATTTTACCTACAAACTTTTTATCTTTTGTCCCTCCTCCAAAAAGCCAGCAGGTTCTTACAATATAAAACCTTTCAAGCATAGACCGAATTATCTTTTCACCTTCAATCTTTGTCTTACCATAAAAATTTACAGGGTTAGGAATATCTTCTTCGGTATAAAATTCTTTCTTACCGTCAAACACCTCTGTTGTGCTTATAAAGACAGGTATTGTATTATATTTTTTACAGGCAATAGCAATATTTTCTGTTCCTTGTATGTTGTATCTTCTTGCCAACCCCTGTTCTTTTTCGCATCTGTCAACATCGGTCATTGCCGCAAGATGAATAACAAAATCGGGTTTTATTTTTTCAAAAACATCCCGCACATTTTTTTTATCTGTAATATCTAGGCTTTTTCTGTCCGTGGGGAAAATCTCGCCCTTATCAAAAATAACAGAACAATAACTTCCAACCACACCCTGTGAACCGGTTATAAGTATCATTTTTTCATCCTCCAGCTCTTGTGAGCTCAGGGCTTCAGTTCATCCGCCAATTTTTAGAGTCCGTGAGCGTACCACTCTATTGTTTTTATTAAACCTTCTTCAAAATCTACTCTTGGTTTCCAGCCAAGAGATTTAATTTTCCCTGCATCTACAGCATACCTTCTATCATGTCCGGGCCTATCCTGGACAAATTCAATACAATCTTTGGTTTTATTCATTGCTTTAAGAATTTTAGAACACAGTTCAAAATTTGTCATTTCTATACCGGATGCAACGTTATAGGTTTGACCATCTTCCCCCTTGTGTAAAACAAGGTCTATCGCAGAGCAGTTATCCTCAACATATAACCAGTCTCTGATATTAAGCCCATCGCCATAGAGTGGAACTTTTTTATTTTTAAGTATATTTGTTATAAAAAGCGGTATTATTTTTTCAGGGTACTGGCAGGAACCATAATTATTAGAACTTCTTGTTATAACTATCGGCATCTTATATGTTTTGAAATATGAAATACATATGATGTCTGCTGATGCCTTGCTTGCAGAATACGGACTTGAAGGATTTAAGAGAGATTTTTCTGTAAAAACTCCTTTTTCAATACTTCCATAAACCTCATCTGTGCTTATTTGTAAAAATTTTTTTACATCTAATTCTTTGCCTATCTCAAGAAGACTGTGTGTTCCTATAATGTTTGTTCTTATAAAAGATGCGGTATCATTTATTGAACGGTCCACATGGCTTTCTGCTGCAAAATTCAAGACTGCACTGCACCCTTGCATTGCTCTTTTTACGATATCGCAATCGCATATATCACCTTTTATAAATTTATACCTCGGGTTATGCTCTATATCTTTCAAATTATCAAGATTACCTGCATATGTTAAAAGGTCTAAGTTGACAATTTCATCTTCACGGTGTTGTTTTATATAATACTTTATAAAATTACTCCCGATAAAGCCAGCCCCGCCTGTAATAAGTACTCTCATTTTTTGCCCCCCTAAAACCCGTAGTTCGTAACCCGTTCTCTGTTTCCTGTTATTTTGTCACCTGTCACCTGTCGCCTTTGTTTTTTTGCCACTAAACTGTTTGCCATTAAAAGCGAATCAAATGTGCCTGCATCCGTCCACCAGCACTTCATAATATCATATTCCATCTGATGCCATTCAATATACTGGTTGTTGACATCTGTTATCTCCAGTTCTTTTCTCTCAGATGGTTTTAATTTTTTTATAATTTCAAAGACCTTGCTATCATACATATATATACCTGTAACTGCATAATCAGAAACAAAATGTTTTGGCTTCTCTACAATTCTTATGAGCTTTTTGCCTTGTAGTTTTGCGACACCGAATCTATCGGCATCCTTT is drawn from bacterium Unc6 and contains these coding sequences:
- a CDS encoding dTDP-4-dehydrorhamnose reductase, which encodes MILITGSQGVVGSYCSVIFDKGEIFPTDRKSLDITDKKNVRDVFEKIKPDFVIHLAAMTDVDRCEKEQGLARRYNIQGTENIAIACKKYNTIPVFISTTEVFDGKKEFYTEEDIPNPVNFYGKTKIEGEKIIRSMLERFYIVRTCWLFGGGTKDKKFVGKIVSQIKKGEKTIKAVDDLRGSPTYTFDLVEAIRALIKTDRFGIYHITNDGICSRYEMAKQIVKILHSDVKVIPVLSSFFNLPADRGMSVASKSIYLQKIGLKLRRWADALSSYIEVVEKSPHNF
- a CDS encoding dTDP-glucose 4,6-dehydratase, translating into MRVLITGGAGFIGSNFIKYYIKQHREDEIVNLDLLTYAGNLDNLKDIEHNPRYKFIKGDICDCDIVKRAMQGCSAVLNFAAESHVDRSINDTASFIRTNIIGTHSLLEIGKELDVKKFLQISTDEVYGSIEKGVFTEKSLLNPSSPYSASKASADIICISYFKTYKMPIVITRSSNNYGSCQYPEKIIPLFITNILKNKKVPLYGDGLNIRDWLYVEDNCSAIDLVLHKGEDGQTYNVASGIEMTNFELCSKILKAMNKTKDCIEFVQDRPGHDRRYAVDAGKIKSLGWKPRVDFEEGLIKTIEWYAHGL